Genomic window (Kwoniella botswanensis chromosome 1, complete sequence):
CGTCTGGTAAGATATTGATAGCTGATCCTTCTCCTATACTTTAGACGGATCCCTCGCTCCTGTTCTGATCAGATTAGCATGGCATTCATCGGGAACATACAACAAGGAGGACAATACCGGTGGATCCAACTATGCCACTATGAGATTCAAACCTGAAGCTGAACACGGAGCCAACAACGGATTGGTAAGTTCTTAGAGGTTTTTTGTTGCATTTCATTTCTCCTTGGTGGTCTTTCGCTGTTTTCACAGATGAGGCATGGTGTGCTGACCTTAGGATGGTATATTCGTATATCGTGTATAGGGCGTTGCAAGAGATCACATgcaaaagatcaaagatgaattCCCATGGATATCCTACGGTGATCTATGGACTCTCGGAGGAGTAGCTGCCGTTCAAGAATCAGGTGGTCCCACCATTCCTTGGAGACCTGGTAGAATCGATGGTTTCGAACATAATGTAACCCCCGATGGTCGATTACCTGATGCTGCTCAGGCTCAAGATCATTTGAGGTTCATTTTCTACAGAATGGGGTGAGTAAATGTATATCCGTTTATTCCATGTATCCCAACCGGTACATCATCCTTTTTCCTGTCTCAACAGACGTTTTTGGTTTTAGCTATCAATTTTAATAATCACTTACCAATTTCTTGCTTACCCAATCCCCGATAATAGCTTTAACGATCAGGAGATAGTCGCTCTTTCGGGTGCTCATGCCATGGGTAGATGTCACACTGGTAAGTACATATCCTTACAATTGAATCCTCTCGCATTCAAGTACTGATTCTTGATTTTTGATTTAGACCGATCCGGTTTCGAAGGTCCATGGACTTTCTCACCTGTCACCTTCTCAAACCAATACTTCACTTTACTCGAAGATGAACCTTGGCAATGGAGAAAATGGTTAGTTTTTGCTCTATACCAAAATTAGAAACAATGTTAatatctttgactttctgATTCGTAGGAAAGGTCCAGCTCAATATGAAGACAAGAAGACCAAATCACTCATGATGCTTCCGTGAGTCATTAAAACCTGTCAACCTATCTCATCCACTATAAGACTGACTCACGCGTCTCTCTCCACTCAGCACCGACATGGCCCTCGTCAAGGACAAGTCATTCAAGAAATTTGTGGACATCTATGccagagatgaagatgctttcTTCAAGGAGTAAGTCGTGACTTTCGCTCACCTTGATCTCATCACTTCGACTTTTATCATCACGCTGATATCCCTTCGTTTTACACAGCTTCTCCAAAGCTTTCGCTAAGCTCCTCGAACTTGGTGTTCCTACCGCTCAATTCGCTGGTGAACCTTGGAAGATGGGTAGCGAATAATTCTTCTGCCCAAAAATTGGAGATTAATACAAGTGTAGTGAGAAGTGGCTAGGGGATATTGGCGTAGAGTGGTTTCGATATTTTTTCCTTCCTGTCTTGGTTTCAATCGTTTTCGTATCACTGTTTCATAAGAAGTAAATCAAATATGCAAGTGTGTATCTTTGAATGCCGTTCATCATATGATGCACGTCTAGTCCGAAATTCGGGTCTTGTCATCGTCCCATGTCatcacatctcatcagcaGACCATCATGAGCTGTGCGGCATCGCATCTGTCTCCAGCCAAGAGAACAAGTGAACAAACATCGGCTATACACGACCTTGTAAAACCGAAGCTCGCGTGATAATGCACCATGACGTGTTATtcatttgatcccggctttGGTCGGATTATTGCGGTTATATGACGTGTAAATGAATTGGCCTATGAGAATTCAAGGATTACTGCTGTTTTGCAGTGTATATCCAGTTTACTGCAGTTTTGGTCGCTCCTCCTTGGAGTAAGACAGTATCACCGTATAAACTCTCTCTTTGTTAACGTgtctttttctttctctctttctctttcatccaacTAACCGTCAAAAGAGTTATTCCTCACGTATAGCAATTCATCTGACCTAGAGGTGGTCGATCATTGTTTATATACTCTTTACCCAATTCCTCTTATAACCTTTTAAACCTTTTGACATACGCCCATCAAAATGTCCTCATCAAGATTCTTGGTCAAGGGGGCTCAGTCCctctcgtcatcatctaGATCATCAATGTTGACTAGATCCATGGCCACTCTCC
Coding sequences:
- a CDS encoding cytochrome c peroxidase, mitochondrial — protein: MSFRTPLLRTACARRAGQSVQLRSQVVRRRFASGGPEVSPPPPPRSSSVPYLLAGVGLAAAGAAYLFYGTDGTPRETAKELESTARGAAAAAEGKLGLRHSQKDYQKVYDRIAETLDKEGYDDGSLAPVLIRLAWHSSGTYNKEDNTGGSNYATMRFKPEAEHGANNGLGVARDHMQKIKDEFPWISYGDLWTLGGVAAVQESGGPTIPWRPGRIDGFEHNVTPDGRLPDAAQAQDHLRFIFYRMGFNDQEIVALSGAHAMGRCHTDRSGFEGPWTFSPVTFSNQYFTLLEDEPWQWRKWKGPAQYEDKKTKSLMMLPTDMALVKDKSFKKFVDIYARDEDAFFKDFSKAFAKLLELGVPTAQFAGEPWKMGSE